In Lepidochelys kempii isolate rLepKem1 chromosome 8, rLepKem1.hap2, whole genome shotgun sequence, a single genomic region encodes these proteins:
- the CRYZ gene encoding quinone oxidoreductase isoform X1 — translation MEQRRHTGVKITMATGRNVMRAVKVSEFGGPEVLKLLSDVLLPNPKENQVLIKVQACGVNPVETYIRSGAHARKPPLPYTPGTDVAGVIEAVGEHVTVFKKGDRVFTNGTISGGYADYTVAAADTVFPLSDKLNFKQGAAIGIPYFTAYHALFQKGHAKAGETVLVHGASGGVGIAACQIARAYGLKVLGTAGTEEGMNIVLRNGAHKMFNHREADYIDNIKEFSGVQGVDVIIEMLANVNLATDLQLLSPGGRVMIVGSRGPIEINPRDTMMKESSIIGVSLFSATKKLMYECETALLAGIEAGWLKPVVGPEYPLEKVVKAHEDLINSSGALGKMVLLM, via the exons ATGGAGCAACGGAGGCACACAGGTGTTAAG ATCACTATGGCAACTGGAAGAAACGTGATGAGAGCTGTCAAAGTTTCTGAATTTGGTGGACCTGAAGTGCTTAAGCTCCTGTCAGATGTCTTATTACCGAATCCGAAAGAAAATCAG GTCTTAATCAAAGTCCAGGCATGTGGCGTAAACCCAGTGGAGACATATATTCGTTCTGGTGCTCATGCTAGAAAACCACCTTTACCTTACACTCCTGGCACAGATGTTGCTGGAGTAATTGAAGCTGTTGGGGAGCATGTAACTGTATTCAAG AAAGGTGACAGGGTTTTTACTAATGGTACCATCTCTGGTGGCTATGCAGATTATACCGTTGCTGCAGCGGACACAGTCTTCCCCTTATCAGATAAATTAAACTTCAAGCAAGGTGCTGCCATTGGAATCCCATATTTCACTGCTTACCATGCACTCTTCCAAAA AGGGCATGCCAAAGCAGGGGAAACTGTGCTAGTCCATGGGGCAAGTGGAGGA GTTGGAATAGCAGCATGCCAGATTGCCAGAGCTTATGGTTTAAAGGTTTTAGGCACAGCTGGAACTGAAGAAGGAATGAACATAGTTTTGAGAAATGGAGCCCACAAAATGTTTAATCACAGAGAAGCTGATTACATTGATAACATTAAG GAATTCAGTGGTGTGCAGGGAGTTGATGTGATAATAGAAATGCTAGCTAATGTTAATCTTGCCACTGACTTACAACTACTATCACCTGGAGGAAGGGTGATG ATCGTGGGGAGTAGAGGTCCAATTGAAATAAACCCCAGAGACACTATGATGAAAGAATCCAGCATAATAGGAGTTAGTCTGTTTTCTGCCACTAAG AAGTTGATGTATGAATGTGAAACAGCGCTGCTTGCTGGTATAGAAGCTGGCTGGCTTAAACCTGTAGTTGGCCCTGAATATCCATTGGAAAAAGTGGTGAAGGCTCATGAAGACCTCATTAACAGCAGTGGTGCTTTGGGAAAGATGGTACTCCTTATGTGA
- the CRYZ gene encoding quinone oxidoreductase isoform X3: MEQRRHTGVKITMATGRNVMRAVKVSEFGGPEVLKLLSDVLLPNPKENQVLIKVQACGVNPVETYIRSGAHARKPPLPYTPGTDVAGVIEAVGEHVTVFKKGDRVFTNGTISGGYADYTVAAADTVFPLSDKLNFKQGAAIGIPYFTAYHALFQKGHAKAGETVLVHGASGGVGIAACQIARAYGLKVLGTAGTEEGMNIVLRNGAHKMFNHREADYIDNIKIVGSRGPIEINPRDTMMKESSIIGVSLFSATKKLMYECETALLAGIEAGWLKPVVGPEYPLEKVVKAHEDLINSSGALGKMVLLM, translated from the exons ATGGAGCAACGGAGGCACACAGGTGTTAAG ATCACTATGGCAACTGGAAGAAACGTGATGAGAGCTGTCAAAGTTTCTGAATTTGGTGGACCTGAAGTGCTTAAGCTCCTGTCAGATGTCTTATTACCGAATCCGAAAGAAAATCAG GTCTTAATCAAAGTCCAGGCATGTGGCGTAAACCCAGTGGAGACATATATTCGTTCTGGTGCTCATGCTAGAAAACCACCTTTACCTTACACTCCTGGCACAGATGTTGCTGGAGTAATTGAAGCTGTTGGGGAGCATGTAACTGTATTCAAG AAAGGTGACAGGGTTTTTACTAATGGTACCATCTCTGGTGGCTATGCAGATTATACCGTTGCTGCAGCGGACACAGTCTTCCCCTTATCAGATAAATTAAACTTCAAGCAAGGTGCTGCCATTGGAATCCCATATTTCACTGCTTACCATGCACTCTTCCAAAA AGGGCATGCCAAAGCAGGGGAAACTGTGCTAGTCCATGGGGCAAGTGGAGGA GTTGGAATAGCAGCATGCCAGATTGCCAGAGCTTATGGTTTAAAGGTTTTAGGCACAGCTGGAACTGAAGAAGGAATGAACATAGTTTTGAGAAATGGAGCCCACAAAATGTTTAATCACAGAGAAGCTGATTACATTGATAACATTAAG ATCGTGGGGAGTAGAGGTCCAATTGAAATAAACCCCAGAGACACTATGATGAAAGAATCCAGCATAATAGGAGTTAGTCTGTTTTCTGCCACTAAG AAGTTGATGTATGAATGTGAAACAGCGCTGCTTGCTGGTATAGAAGCTGGCTGGCTTAAACCTGTAGTTGGCCCTGAATATCCATTGGAAAAAGTGGTGAAGGCTCATGAAGACCTCATTAACAGCAGTGGTGCTTTGGGAAAGATGGTACTCCTTATGTGA
- the CRYZ gene encoding quinone oxidoreductase isoform X2: MATGRNVMRAVKVSEFGGPEVLKLLSDVLLPNPKENQVLIKVQACGVNPVETYIRSGAHARKPPLPYTPGTDVAGVIEAVGEHVTVFKKGDRVFTNGTISGGYADYTVAAADTVFPLSDKLNFKQGAAIGIPYFTAYHALFQKGHAKAGETVLVHGASGGVGIAACQIARAYGLKVLGTAGTEEGMNIVLRNGAHKMFNHREADYIDNIKEFSGVQGVDVIIEMLANVNLATDLQLLSPGGRVMIVGSRGPIEINPRDTMMKESSIIGVSLFSATKKLMYECETALLAGIEAGWLKPVVGPEYPLEKVVKAHEDLINSSGALGKMVLLM, from the exons ATGGCAACTGGAAGAAACGTGATGAGAGCTGTCAAAGTTTCTGAATTTGGTGGACCTGAAGTGCTTAAGCTCCTGTCAGATGTCTTATTACCGAATCCGAAAGAAAATCAG GTCTTAATCAAAGTCCAGGCATGTGGCGTAAACCCAGTGGAGACATATATTCGTTCTGGTGCTCATGCTAGAAAACCACCTTTACCTTACACTCCTGGCACAGATGTTGCTGGAGTAATTGAAGCTGTTGGGGAGCATGTAACTGTATTCAAG AAAGGTGACAGGGTTTTTACTAATGGTACCATCTCTGGTGGCTATGCAGATTATACCGTTGCTGCAGCGGACACAGTCTTCCCCTTATCAGATAAATTAAACTTCAAGCAAGGTGCTGCCATTGGAATCCCATATTTCACTGCTTACCATGCACTCTTCCAAAA AGGGCATGCCAAAGCAGGGGAAACTGTGCTAGTCCATGGGGCAAGTGGAGGA GTTGGAATAGCAGCATGCCAGATTGCCAGAGCTTATGGTTTAAAGGTTTTAGGCACAGCTGGAACTGAAGAAGGAATGAACATAGTTTTGAGAAATGGAGCCCACAAAATGTTTAATCACAGAGAAGCTGATTACATTGATAACATTAAG GAATTCAGTGGTGTGCAGGGAGTTGATGTGATAATAGAAATGCTAGCTAATGTTAATCTTGCCACTGACTTACAACTACTATCACCTGGAGGAAGGGTGATG ATCGTGGGGAGTAGAGGTCCAATTGAAATAAACCCCAGAGACACTATGATGAAAGAATCCAGCATAATAGGAGTTAGTCTGTTTTCTGCCACTAAG AAGTTGATGTATGAATGTGAAACAGCGCTGCTTGCTGGTATAGAAGCTGGCTGGCTTAAACCTGTAGTTGGCCCTGAATATCCATTGGAAAAAGTGGTGAAGGCTCATGAAGACCTCATTAACAGCAGTGGTGCTTTGGGAAAGATGGTACTCCTTATGTGA